In a single window of the Xylanimonas protaetiae genome:
- a CDS encoding pyridoxal phosphate-dependent aminotransferase, with protein sequence MTDLPRGAWQDVARATGLLSPTGDVAATIFAEMSALAVRTGAINLGQGFPDVDGPEAVKAAAVRAIEQGANQYPPGPGVPELRAAVAAHQKRHYGLEVDPDTEVLVTTGATEALASAVLALAGPGDEVITLEPFYDAHAAVVALAGATHVPVALEPAPDGFRLDVAALRAAASPRTRILLVNSPHNPTGTVLTRAELEAVAQVARERDAVVVTDEVYEHLTFDGAEHVPLATLPGMAERTLTVSSSGKSFSLTGWKIGWVHGPAALVTAVRTVKQFLTYVSGAPFQPAIAQALADDAAPRELAASLAARRDLLCEGLRAAGFDVVVPRGTYFVVADGTRLVERLGLADGVELSRRLPDLAGVVAIPLAAFCRAGSPTHARLRHALRFTFVKREAVLREAVERLRGLGPA encoded by the coding sequence ATGACGGACCTCCCTCGCGGCGCGTGGCAGGACGTCGCCCGCGCCACCGGCCTGCTGTCCCCGACGGGTGACGTCGCGGCGACGATCTTCGCCGAGATGTCGGCGCTGGCCGTGCGGACGGGGGCGATCAACCTCGGGCAGGGCTTCCCCGACGTCGACGGGCCGGAGGCCGTCAAGGCCGCCGCCGTGCGCGCGATCGAGCAGGGGGCCAACCAGTACCCGCCGGGCCCGGGCGTCCCGGAGCTGCGCGCGGCGGTGGCCGCGCACCAGAAGCGGCACTACGGCCTCGAGGTCGACCCGGACACCGAGGTGCTGGTCACCACGGGTGCCACGGAGGCGCTCGCGAGCGCCGTGCTCGCCCTGGCCGGTCCGGGTGACGAGGTGATCACGCTCGAGCCGTTCTACGACGCGCACGCGGCGGTCGTCGCGCTCGCCGGGGCGACGCACGTGCCCGTCGCGCTCGAGCCGGCGCCGGACGGCTTCCGCCTCGACGTCGCCGCCCTGCGCGCCGCCGCGAGCCCGCGCACCCGCATCCTGCTGGTCAACTCCCCGCACAACCCGACGGGCACCGTGCTGACGCGCGCCGAGCTCGAGGCGGTCGCGCAGGTGGCGCGCGAGCGCGACGCCGTCGTCGTCACGGACGAGGTGTACGAGCACCTGACGTTCGACGGCGCGGAGCACGTGCCGCTCGCGACGCTGCCGGGCATGGCGGAGCGCACGCTGACGGTCTCGTCGAGCGGGAAGTCGTTCAGCCTCACGGGCTGGAAGATCGGCTGGGTGCACGGCCCGGCCGCGCTGGTCACGGCGGTCCGCACGGTCAAGCAGTTCCTCACGTACGTGTCGGGCGCCCCGTTCCAGCCCGCGATCGCGCAGGCGCTCGCCGACGACGCCGCCCCGCGGGAGCTCGCGGCGTCGCTCGCGGCGCGGCGCGACCTGCTGTGCGAGGGCCTGCGCGCGGCGGGGTTCGACGTCGTCGTGCCGCGCGGCACCTACTTCGTGGTGGCGGACGGGACGCGCCTCGTCGAGCGACTGGGGCTCGCGGACGGCGTCGAGCTGTCGCGGCGGCTGCCGGACCTGGCCGGCGTGGTGGCGATCCCGCTGGCGGCGTTCTGCCGGGCCGGGTCGCCGACGCACGCGCGGCTGCGCCACGCGCTGCGCTTCACGTTCGTCAAGCGGGAGGCCGTGCTGCGCGAGGCGGTCGAGCGCCTGCGCGGGCTCGGCCCGGCGTAG